Genomic segment of Panicum virgatum strain AP13 chromosome 2K, P.virgatum_v5, whole genome shotgun sequence:
CCAGATCATATGGATTCTTCAACGTTTCTGTCTATAAAATAATCTCTTTTGTCCGGATCAGATCTCTCTTCAACTGGTTGTTTCTCTATCTGGCAGAGTAGGGCAGAATTAACTGGAGATCAAGTGAGGATTTGGCAAAAGTTTACCTGACTCGAATTTTGTGCCAAACACATAATTAAAATGCTAACAATCAGCTGGTACGGGATTTAGCATATCTAATGAATAAGTTGAAGCAGTCCCTTTTCTTTCTCTAGTTCAGACTTTACTGAACTACAATGACTTCAGTACGTATCAGACCGGATGTCGCAACAATTAAGTAATACTACTCCCCCTTGTAGAAATAAAACTACAGTTTCACCTGCGCTTACACGACACGATTCTCACCCACACCACTACCACAGGTCTGCACCTACACAATGAGAACTAGTCACCAAAACGTTCACGCAGATTAGTATGATATTCAACAGATAAAGCAATGCCACCAAATTTGCACCTAAACCATCAGATCTGCTAGCACACTAAATATAGCAACCAGTGGCCCTAAAGCCCTTTCTAATTAGTAGTGTAGACAAAAAGGCATGGTTTCGGGGTCATGGCAAGCTATCACTCCCCAACATAAACCTAGGTTCCATGACCGTGACCACAAAAcaaacctgagtacaaaaggaaGCAGGTACATCGTGCCTTGGCCCCTCCTGTTTGACCTCGATAGGATGCCAAATGGagctttcttgtttttgtttatcAGGCAAATTAAAAGATTGTCCCACAATTTTTTTAATCTCTTAGCAGCATCCATCATATGGTTGCACACTTGGATGGTGTGTGTATATAAGTTGGCCAAGGGGGCAAGAGGACGCCACTCCACAACATCTTCTCCAAGCCTTTGAGAGAGTTTGATAGGCTGTAGGCATGGAGATTGAGAGGGAAACTCTGGgcaacgagagagcgagaagcTGGAGAGCTAATGCGCAGGAAGAGTCTAAGAAGCTCGAAGACAGTGATCGACCGATCAAGGTTACTTGTCTATCTGCATCCATGtgcatctctttttttttttcgacGAACATCCATGTATCACTTCAGTCTTGAGTTTATAGAATATAATGGATGGGTGGGAGTTCTGAAGTGCCGAGTGGTATTATTGTTGACAAGACTGTTCATAACTTCTTCCTTTTTGTTCTGTGCAACCCAGGAGCCTTCATGGAAAAGGTTCCTGGCTCATGTTGGACCAGGGTTTATGGTGTCATTGGCATATTTGGATCCTGGGAACTgtgagtctctctctctctctctctctctctctctctctctctctctctctcttctctctctctctctctctctctctctctctcgtttctCACAACCTTTTTCCAAACTGAAACAGTAGAAACGGATCTGCAAGCTGGAGCAAATCACAGATATGAGGTACATTTTCAGTGCGTTCCAAAAGCAAAGAAGATTTTGTTCCTTCCTTTTTTGATTCTGTGCTTTTCTTTTCGCCACCATTAGTCTAGCAAATCTTCTGAACTTTTATTCCAGAAGATTACAAAAAGGGAACCTAACTGAATGTCTGCCTTTTGCAATTGCCTGATTCTATTTGTGTCATCTTTAGCTTCTCTGGGTGATTCTCATTGGTCTCATCTTTGCACTGATCATACAATCACTAGCAGCTAATCTTGGAGTTGTGACAGGTAAGTAGAAGGCAACGCCTACTTTGTCATCTCTGCATATAGAAATATTAACGATTTGGAACTAATGGTATTCATTTTAAACCAGGGAGGCATCTTGCTGAGATATGCAAGAGTGAGTACCCAAAGTTTGTGAGGATCTGTCTATGGATCCTTGCAGAGGTAGCTGTGATTGCAGCAGATATTCCAGAAGGTtagaagaaaaaataataaGCCAAAACTCTAATATTCAGCAAACACAAACTTTAAATTTCTCAAGAAATAAAGGCCACATTTGACCTTGTTCTAATTTAATTTAAGCTGACTGAGAGGAACAAAAAAGTAATGTATATTACTCCCAATGTCTGGGCCCACATTCTAATTGTTAATGCACAACTAGAGCAAGTTTTTTGTTCTAGTTCTTTGTCTGCAGTCCATACTGTTCCTTACAAATAGTTTTATCACATCCCTCACAAATATTTGTGCTAAAATAATCCAGATCATCTTAGGATGATGCAAGTTACTATCATACAAAATGTAATCTTTCACTGGCGTGTTCGTTTGTCTTATCGTTGAATACTTCAATAGCATCACCGCCAGCACTGGAAGAAGTTGCAAGGACCTAGAACAATACTCTAATCAATCCTTGTTTCTTAATTACTAACGTTTGATGTCCTACGTTTTTGCAGTTATAGGGACAGCCTTCGCTTTCAACCTTTTGTTTCACATCCCCGTGTGGGTTGGGGTTCTCATCACCGGCTCCAGCACTCTCATGCTTCTAGGCCTGCAAAGATATGGGGTACGGACTCATGGATTTACCGTTCAACTGTTACATTTTTCAAATATTGACGCAAAGAAATTGTCACAAACCTTTCTTTCTTTAAGATAAAATGTTGTTAATTAATTGACTAGTTGCGTATTAGTGTGATGATATTGGGGTCCCTTTTTTTAACTAGGTGCGGAAGCTGGAGTTCCTAATCTCCATGCTGGTGTTCGTCATGGCGGCGTGCTTCTTCGGGGAGATGAGCTTCGTGAAGCCTCCGGCGGTGGAGGTCCTCAAAGGGCTCTTCATCCCTAGGCTCAAGGGCGCTGGCGCCACCGGAGACGCTATTGCCCTCCTTGGAGCTCTTATCATGCCGTAAGCAATTGTGGATTATTGCACATGCTTTTAAAAATTATTGATTTGTCCATGGCAAAAGAGGTGACCAGGTCAAGAGATTATGAAAAATGGGAGTGGTTGGCAATGAATTGAACTGCGTCAGAGCTCCACATGCACATAAGCAGTAGCTGCCACGAACATGTTTTGTATATAATAACTTGTTAGCTACTTAGCTGTTGACTAAAACCCAAAAAAGTTCTTGTTTATTTGAGTACAAAATTATTTTTTCGTTAATCAACTAATTGATTGCAGGCACAACCTGTTCTTGCACTCTGCACTGGTGCTGTCAAGGAAGACGCCCTCATCTGTTAGAGGAATCAAGGTAAGTTACCTTACATTGACTCGCCAAATGTTTATTAATTGTACATGttcaaggaaaagaaaaagaaatggtaATCGTCATGTGCCATTCAACTCACTTCTGCACATGCATGATGCCCTCCTGGATCAAATTCAGGACGCCTGCAGGTTCTTCCTCTACGAGAGCGGGTTCGCGCTGTTCGTGGCCCTGCTGATCAACATCGCCGTCATCTCCGTCTCCGGGACCGTCTGCTTCGCCGACAACCTCTCGCCGGAGGACGCCGAGAAGTGCAGCGACCTCTCACTCGactcctcctcctttctcctcAAGGCACGGCGATAGCTACTACTCGCCAGTGACCACCAACTACAGCTAGCTGCGAGAATTATTGTTAGAGATACTAAATAagtttttctttgtttgttttatcTGTGCTTCGATCAGAACGTGCTGGGCAGGTCGAGTGCTATCGTGTACGGCATAGCGCTCTTGGCGTCTGGACAGAGCTCTACCATAACAGGCACTTACTCCGGCCAATACATTATGCAGGTACCTTTCACCATTTTTAAAAAATGATTAAGTTAATTATGTAATCTGTTAAGTCCTTGTGATGTTTACAACTTGCGGTTTGACTTGTCATGGTCTGTAAGACTGAACTTATTTGATCATTAGTTCCTTTTgagctttttttttgtcaataaCTCAAACTTATTTGAGTTACTAGTTAAACCTTCTCCTGGTACTGTTTTTTTTCCAAGAACAccaatttctctttttttcaatgTAAGGTACTATTTCTAGTAAGTTACTGAACCATATGTTGCTCAAGAATTGATGGCCAGTTTTCCAAATCTAGAATCGTGTGGGCACCTTTCAAGAATCCACCCTTTCTCCGACAAACCAAAGAACCATCGCATTCTTCGTACTGTTTATATGTACAGTTCATGGAGAGTCAACTGTGGAAATCCTAGTAGGATTTCACCAAGAGCGCTGCAAGCTTTATTTTAAGCCTTGTTGCTTTGTTCCTGTTGCGTATGTGCAGGGGTTTCTGGACATCAGGATGAAGAAGTGGCTGAGGAACCTGATGACCCGCTGCATCGCCATTGCGCCGAGCCTAGTCGTCTCCATCATCGGCGGTTCCAATGGCGCCGGCCGTCTCATCATCATCGCCTCGGTGCGTCACATTCCACCTCCTATATATGGGCCGAGTGGCACGTCCACTACACCCATATATAGCACCTGGTTAATCCTAACTGTGGCTTATCATCATCAGTAATTAGCAAGTGATTATTACCTAACAAAAGGGCACCACTGAGCATGTGATCTAAAAGTGCGCAATAATGAAGTGCCCCTTCTAGACCATGTAAACAAAGCAGGCCAATGATTGGTGATTTTGCCTTGTGATGATTTTCCCTGCAGATGATACTGTCCTTTGAGCTGCCATTTGCCCTGATCCCACTTCTCAagttcagcagcagcagcagcaagatggGGCCCCACAAGAACTCCGTCTCTGTAAGCACTCACCGCCTCTGGGAAAACTAGCTACGTCCTTGCTGCTTGCTCGTGTCTGCACTTTTATTATCTACCTTGTGATGCCTAACATGGGGTAGCCTTGCACAAGATTCTCCAGCACAACCTGCACCACCCCATGTTCTGGATCCGTATATGATATATACAAAGCTCATCACATGCCAGCACTGGCAGTGTACGTCCAAGACAAACGAAACAAACAAACTGGTTGCATGAACCGGATCTAGAATCTGCAGCAACCAGGCTCGAGGCATCATCCTTTCCCCCTGCACAGGAAAAGATGTCGATCACGAGAGCAGATTTTATTTGTTAAAACAATCTTCAAAATAATAATCCAAGAGTGGTTTTACTTTCATCAcatgttaaaaaaaagagagtgtgTGTAGTAACAATATTCTTAATTTAACCATGTGTTTATGTGTTTGCAGATCATCTTGTTCTCGTGGTTGCTCGGGCTGATGATCATCGGCATCAACATGTACTTCCTGAGCACGAGCTTCGTGGGGTGGCTCATCCACAACTCGCTGCCCAAGTACGCCAACGTGCTGGTCGGCCTCCTCGTCTTCCCCCTCATGCTCATCTACATCTTCGCCGTCATCTACCTCACCTTCAGGAAGGACACCGTCGTCACCTTCGTCGCCGACTCTGCTCAAATCGACGCCGAGAAGGCCAAGGCggtcgacgaggacgaggatgaGGAACCGGACCGGCCTGTGCCATTCCGGCAGGACCTTGCGGACATCCCTCTCCCGGAGTAGAAAGGCTCATATCTAGagtctatatatatatctagTATATATGTTAATTCCAGGCAATGTTCACTACTTGTAGTGTATTAAGAGTGAACTAGTACTATCGAATGTAAatgaactagcaaggtggcccgcacAAATAGtgcgggtagctagttttttatttttattcttccATCTCCAGTTTTTAAAGTTTATTCATACATGCATTTATTTTGATTTAATGGCTGCGGTATCTTTTCTCCATCACGTGTCGTGTGCATGCTctataaatttatttttatagcCGGCAAGGTACAATCTACTTCTTTATGTTCACCCTCCTCTATGGTCATCATCACTCTCTCAAAATCTTAGTTGTATTAACTTTTTTCTACTCATAGTTTTTTAGTAAAATGCTATTAAATTGTACTTCTCCATGGCCATGCCAATAGGTTTTTAGTTGTTAACATGTTTTCTAAATTGCACACTAAGACCATCTCCAAAAGTACCCTAAATCTATTCCCAAAACTCATTTTTGGAAGTAACCAGCAAATTTCGGACTCCAACAGCTCCCCAAACCAGCTCCCAATCATTTTCTCCTAAAACTTCTTTAGTTTTGATTTTAAAGGTGAAACAAATTTTTTTATGGAGTTGAAACTGCTTTTTTAAATATTTAGCGAACTATCTTGTTGATGGCAATGTGGTAGTTTTGAGAACACTTTACAATTTAGTGAGTGAGAAGAAGCCGGTGAAgctattttttttctcctcttctATATTGCAAGCTATTCTAGGATTTCATTTGGGCTTCTTGGACGAagctattttatttttatgcATTTGTTAGAACTTTATCACAAACTATTGGAGAAGCCCAGCAAATAAAACCCTAATAATTGTTAGGGTTACTTGTGTTACCGTCGAACGTACTGGTGTTTGAGATGTTGACATATAATGAAGGGCATGCAAGACTCAATGAATGTCATAGTCAAATCACTACTTAGCTTTCGATATATGGTGATTGATATgtaataattaatatttatttggtTATTTATAATTTGATAAAAAGTAGAAACATGCATCTTTCTAACTTTTTCAAATTATTGGTACCATAGGAAAATTTAATGTTAGCCAATGAAAATTGCAGTTACATAGTTGTTATAATCTACAGTGCCAGACAGCTAATCAAGCAAGTTGTAGACATACGTAATTGAGACAATGGTTAATTCATTTTAAAAGAAGAAAATGAAGTTGTACCTGTAGTGGCAATAGCATGAAAATTTTAATATCTGTGCTCTTTATTTAAGTATAATTTGCTTCTAAATATCAATTGGAAATGAAAtgctatttttcattttttataatttaGTTTTTTACTATTTATTTACCTAAGCTGATTTTTACCATATTGCAGCGCCATATATTCTTTTGACTTCCCATGAGGCTGCTTGTTACGTAGAACACCATGTATCTGCTCCGTGCATCACATTTCAAATATGATTGCACACTAAGTGTGAGAGTATACTTAACATAAATAAGGAACATACATGTGTTTCCGATCCGATTTCTTTGCACGCATCTCGTATCTCTCAATGGCCTTTTGCTAAACTCACCGGATGACCACGTCCCAAGTCTTCGACATCTTTAGCTTCTGTTGGAACATCCAGATGTTGGCGCCACCTCCTCTGTTCTATTTTTTTGGCATTGTCATCTAGGTCTTTTAGAGGTAGCTAGGACAGATGTTATTCCTTCTATCTAACGACAACAATGAACTACGATTTTATTATCATGCATTTTGTCTTTATAATATCATTCCTCATTTTGGACATCTagaatttttaatttatttttttactaatcatatttgttatGGACTCTTTGGTCATATCctaattttttctattttaaaatTCTGAGATAGCTCTTTAGTAACAACAGTAAGCTACAATCTTAATATCATATGTTTTATCTTTATAATATCATTCCTCATATTAGGCATCTAGATATTTTTAATTTCGAATTTATTTTTTACTAATCGTATTTGGTATGGACTCTTTGGTCATATTCTAGTTTTTCATATTTTAAACAGAAATTAGCTCTTTAATAAtagtatttgatatggacttttGTGTTAGTTTAGTCCtaatttttcctcttttttaatttcgaaattagctattatgaagaattttttattttgatttttttttactactGGTATGTGGTATGGACTCTTTGGTCATATCCAAGTTTTTCCTATTTTAAAATTCCGAAATTAGCTCTTTAGTAATAATATCTGATATGAATTGTTGAGTTAGTTTATTTctatttatttctattttttaatttcgaaattagctatttagtaatagtatttgatatggactctctTGACTTAGTTTAGACCGtcagatcttcataaaatccaacggtctaaattattctcttttttagattaacgtgagaatttctagaccctctcggtgaatgtggtggcttcttttaacactcctttaataatataatagatagtgGAGTGGTAATTCTACAATCTTGGTGCCAACCTTTTTGTCAAAAGTCGACGTCATGATGGAGCCCAATGCAAGCACTCAATCAGAATATCAGATGTGTATAGTACTGCTGCTGATAGCGATGCGGACCACCCTTCTTCATTTGTTTGGCATAGAGTAGCATGTATCATTAAAATAATTAATATATTATTGAGCATCTTATATGAATATTTTTTTCGCACATTGGTTGGGACTTATCTAGAGCCAGAGGAGGGGAAGAGTCGCAACGGAGaaggaagatgaagatgacGCCACCCCCATCGCTGAGCAAGAGAGGAATTACTAGGAATTTAATTATCAATAATCTCTTATTGGAGGGCCATCATTGACGCCGAGTGCAGATTTTTTTTCACCATTTATATTTATTGATTCATTTAAATGACTCGTATGTGCAGGAGTTGCACGATGTTCATGTAATAGTATACTTTTATTATACCATTTCACACCTTAGTGAAAATATTTTGATTAACTATGTGCAATTGATTGCAAATAGATATTCTTTGTAGTTGATGACATCATTTTGTATTCCTACTGCACTGTATCAGCATCAAACGCTATCGTaggtttttttagataatggaaaagATTATCCGGCTTCACCCTCCTCATCGAGGGTGGTCAGACCAACCTTATTACATGTAGTAGCAACCACACTACGTTCTCACAATATATTTAAAGTATAAATCATGCTTATTGAAAGCTAATTCGTAAACTAAAAGACCATCCATGGGATGCGAAGAAACAAAGAGCCGCGACATCTCCAGCAAACAACATGCATGAATCATCCTCTCCTTTTGATCCTCAATCGCTGCAACTGCGCCCAATGGCGTAGCCAATACGTTCCTCTGAataaaacctgcaaaaaaaGTTTTTTGGTTGACACTTGTTGAAAACAACATCGTTTCTGGAGAGCCAAATCACCCAACACATAGCCGATATGCCTCTCAATAAATGTAATTTTAGTTTGTGGCCCCCTTGTTTTAATCAATGATTAAATAAATCATCAACATCCTTTGGTGGTGCTAAACCAAAAATTAAGTGAATAGCACTAACCACAATCGAAAAAAAGGTATTGGATACTTTCGTCCTGATTTCAAAAGCTGCAAACTTTACTTCCAATCCAGTTTCGCCTAGCTAAATTATCCTTTGTAAGTAACACACCCCTTTTCAAGTGTACCGCATAAAGATTTTAATATTTGAAGGTATATTTGCATGCCAAATCTCTTGTGTAACCTTTATACCACTATTAACAAGATTTTTATACATAGAGTGCACCGTGAAGCAGCCATTAGCTTGTAGGGACCAAGTGGAGGCTCCCCTCTTGTAAATTAATGTTCAACAATATAGACACTATACGGAGCCAATCATGTAGTTTATCTCCCACTAGAGCTCTTCTAAAGGAGATATTTAGTGGTGTGGTGCTAAACACTTCCACTGCCGTAGCGTGTCGTCGTCGAACAATTTTAAACCGAGATGGAAATTGAGACTTCAAGCTCTATTTGCCCAGCCATATGTTTTCCCAAAACCTTATTAGATTCTCTTAAGAGATATGATAACAAGAAACATGGTTTTCACAACACAATTCATTTATGATGAAAAATCAGTTTGTATGTgaaaatttctagaattttctctatttttatattaattctaattagccgtGCGGGAGCTGATAGGATAATAACAATAAACAGGATATGCATTGTACTTTGTTGATATATATGGAATCATATACTTTACTGCTCCATAGTATATATTAAGTTAAAAAAATTGATTGAAGACATTCCATAATGATCAAATAATAAGTCAAAGATTCCAATAGAAATGAAAACTCTAGTTTCTAGATAATGTGATTTTTTTCCTGCCTCCAGCGGACACACAACCAAGAAAATTCTAGTTCAGAGACTAATCTTTTTTCTTAAAAGAAATAATATTCCAGTTAAGGGCCCCATGAAGTAACAAAAGAAACTGTGAATATCATCCATCTCTTTCATTTTCAAGGGATTACAGTACCTTGATATATGTCATGCTAACTAAAACACGTAACATTTCATTTGTACATGAGCATATATATTACTCGCTTAGGAGAGCCCACATCCAACTAATTAACTGATCATTTGTTGATGGAAGCAAGACATGCCTGTTAAAAAAAACTCGCCAATTTAACAAGATCATTTATTGATGATGGTACTATTTAGATAGATCAAGTCAGAGATACACAGCAACCCCTGAAATTTTATTTGGCTACTATACACAAGTGTAATGCAACTATACGTTTTGGTTCTTCAAAAGGTTTAGATATAATACCCCGCGCGTGCATGTATGTGTGCTGCATCTCTCAAATACTAATAACTTTAATCAATCCAATAAGTCAGAGTTAATAGTGACATCTCATTAATTAGGTTATTTATGCATGCATATATGACTCTTATTAGCGCTAATAGTTCATGAGTATGTTATGTCTATGATGGTCACATCATTGTGTATATATATTATCTCCATTCGCTTTGTTTTACCATATAATAAATACGACAGGATGTGACCTGAAAGAACCGATAGACTAATATAGCGGCCAGTTGCTGCATTTCCCATCTTCTTAATCTATCTGTTGTCGTACCGTGCAAAATGAGCTTGACTCTGATCTGTATGTAGCATATGTCATCAGCATGCCTATAAGCTTTGCTAAAAAAAAACATGCCTATAAGCAGGTTAGTTATGCAAAAGTCAATGCTGATCCAACCATGTGGAGGCTGCAGCTTACCACATGTTCTCTGGATAAATATTAGCGGATAGATGCTAAGACTCTCATCTGAATATTAGTGGATGTATAGGCAAAAACCATAACAAGTAAGCTAGCCGCCTACAAATACATAATAACTTGCCATTTTATTAAGATGGTCCTTTGTTAATGGTACAAATTAAACAATCAAGTAAGAAAGTGAAATACGGTAGCAACGTAATGTATCAAGTGCACAACAAACCATGTGCTTTCATTCTTCAACGAATTATGTGTACCCAGGTGTGCATTCTTGTGAAATTATTCTTTAAATAATTAATTAGATGAGAAGGCAGACTTAATGGTGACATCGTCTCATTGTTTGAGCTACATTATTAGGTTGTTCGTGCATATAATTGCAGCCAGTATCGTTCCAAAAGTCTTTGGGGGTACGTACCGTGTGTATTTTATCTCAGTCGTGCTACTGTTTTAATGTATGCATGCGACAGGATAGATGTGGCCTGAAAGAATTGTTATTAGGGTAATATATACCGGCCATCAGTTGGTGCATTGCCATCTTGTTTCTTGTCATCGTATTGACTAGTGGCGGACCCAGGAATTTTGTAGAGCCCGAGCCAATATCGCAAAAAATAGACCCGAACCAACAGCAAGTCTAATGCCAGCCACAATTGAACCATTTGATGTTTGATTGATCGGTTTTGTCTTCTCCATGTGCTTAACTAATGTGATGAGTGTGTGTGGGTTTATTATTTGTACTTCAAATAAATCCAAGTGAATCAATTTTAAATCAGTAAAGCATGCATATAGTTTAGATATTGACAAATATAATGTATAGTTCGATTCTCGAATTATGTTTTGCTTACAAAAGATACAGATGAGTGTGCATTTTTCTTAGATCAACAAAAGCAGTGTAGGTAAGCTTCACTAAGAATATGTTCAATAGAAACCTCACATGTCAATTCAAGAGAAGCATCTTGGGTGAAAATAGGCAGCCTGTGAGAGATCCGGATCTGGTGGTTTCACTCTATCAGGTAAAATATGGTGTTCCCTGGGGTCCTATCGGCGCCGGGTCATAATGTGAGGTTTCAGCGACTTTTTGAGAGTGAGATTGTGGGTGGGCACTGCGATAGGGCTTTCGGTCTGGTTGCTGGGTCGAGTGGAGTTGTTTTTACACATGTtaatgtcccaatccaaccagACGAGTTtcagttgttttttttttctttttcctgcctaTGGTCTCCCAAGACCGTAGTCTTGTATTTTTCTACTATATCAATAGAAACTAGCACTATCTTGTGCGTTTTGTTcagttcgttcaaaaaaattaATGACCAAATATTGTTGCAAATCTGTTTGGATCCAATATGTATGAACCTCAATCTAGATTTTTCTTGACAGCTTGAAACTTGTATTAGAAATAAATGAGCCAGAACTGGAATGATGTGTACTATGCAGAACATGGATGGAGTTATATGTATACAATCTAGTTCAAAGAATCCAAACAGTTGTGCTGTGGATGGGTGATGTCAAAGATAGTCACCACGACCATAAGTTGTGTCTTTGGTGCCACTACCCGCGGGCCCCAAGGTCGTGTCAACTTCAAGTGCAAAATGAGATGTGCATGTTTAATCTTGAGTCCTTGGAGACGCCAGGTATGGTGTTACGTTTTGCCTTTATAAATGCCACTTCACGCAGTGGGAAAAGGAGAATGGAGACTTATTGATAATGAGAGTACAGTGTGTGTGGTCGTGTTCTTTGAGAGCTTGGATTCTCCATGGTTGTCCTATGTTTTTGTTTGAATCTTACAAATCGAGAATAGTTATCGACTTATCGTCGCGGTTCATCCACTGGAAGATGTAGCCATCCAGCAGCATTTCTATTTCCATCTAATTTAAGATTATATCAGTCACAGGTGCCTGTCTCGACTCTCGACAAACACAAAAACAACTGCGTAAACTCTGGAGCTTAGAGACCAGTCTATTTTCTTCCACTTGATCCAACAATTCATTGTAAAAAGAGTTCCTAACTAAGGGGTATCATTCAGATATCGTTGCAGAGAGCTTCTTTGTACAATCTTTTTAGggatttcttttttgttttataaTGTAAAAGAGGCCAAAGAAGATTTATGCTATCATGCATGTTCCTACCTGCTATAGGTATGCCACTCTCTAGTTTGGATGTTAGCACTAAACAGGCCATTCATTTAGTAAATGAATGAATGGCCTATTAGAAAGCGTCAACCAAAAGTTGGGTAACTTCAAGCATCGTTTTAAGAATATGTACCACTAGATTTGCTGTGGAAAAAAAAATCGGGATATGTTACTTTCACTAGTATTTTCTGTTAGCATTTATGTATATGAAGGTAGTGATCAAACTTCAAAGTTGGAGTAATTTGCCTGGTGATGGATTGAGACGCCACAAACAGGAGCACTCTGCAAGCTACTGCAAACGGACAAGAGAAAATATTCTGTCTGGAATGTCCATAGGATTTGAAGGAGA
This window contains:
- the LOC120666223 gene encoding metal transporter Nramp5-like, with product MEIERETLGNERARSWRANAQEESKKLEDSDRPIKEPSWKRFLAHVGPGFMVSLAYLDPGNLETDLQAGANHRYELLWVILIGLIFALIIQSLAANLGVVTGRHLAEICKSEYPKFVRICLWILAEVAVIAADIPEVIGTAFAFNLLFHIPVWVGVLITGSSTLMLLGLQRYGVRKLEFLISMLVFVMAACFFGEMSFVKPPAVEVLKGLFIPRLKGAGATGDAIALLGALIMPHNLFLHSALVLSRKTPSSVRGIKDACRFFLYESGFALFVALLINIAVISVSGTVCFADNLSPEDAEKCSDLSLDSSSFLLKNVLGRSSAIVYGIALLASGQSSTITGTYSGQYIMQGFLDIRMKKWLRNLMTRCIAIAPSLVVSIIGGSNGAGRLIIIASMILSFELPFALIPLLKFSSSSSKMGPHKNSVSIILFSWLLGLMIIGINMYFLSTSFVGWLIHNSLPKYANVLVGLLVFPLMLIYIFAVIYLTFRKDTVVTFVADSAQIDAEKAKAVDEDEDEEPDRPVPFRQDLADIPLPE